A single Chiloscyllium punctatum isolate Juve2018m chromosome 26, sChiPun1.3, whole genome shotgun sequence DNA region contains:
- the LOC140453053 gene encoding chemerin-like receptor 2, translated as MEFNSSSPGQNAIDMSLEEKIVMGFALSLVFLVGVPGNVMVIWTIRSHIKKRSATIQLVLNLALADLLTVLIVPLIIYEITAECLPASLFWMPKTTTYLLLAFMYVSVFTITAISVLRLLAVLHIFTLQNLQRRGTTGKIIAALWAVALLCAGPAFTGSQLDHGCAEKFGLRHEAAYILGNLLGFDIPLIVMCLCYALVVRRLKQMAFRTKRRGAVLLMRVLVAFILCWLPWNITNALLICSYHTTGHTREALLKTVSDMKAFTTILAFVNSCINPILYAFTFRHFQVGFKMSNIAKLFEEMNSSFKEKSDKAAVDLTEQSTALNK; from the coding sequence ATGGAATTCAACTCCTCTTCTCCGGGACAGAACGCTATTGATATGAGTCTGGAAGAGAAGATTGTGATGGGTTTTGCTCTCAGCCTGGTCTTTCTTGTGGGAGTGCCGGGAAACGTCATGGTGATCTGGACAATCCGGAGCCACATTAAGAAACGCTCGGCGACCATCCAGCTGGTGTTGAACCTGGCGCTAGCCGATCTCCTCACCGTGCTGATAGTGCCCCTCATTATCTATGAGATTACCGCCGAGTGCTTGCCCGCTTCTCTCTTCTGGATGCCAAAAACGACAACCTACCTCCTCCTGGCCTTcatgtatgtcagtgtgttcaCAATCACGGCAATAAGCGTCCTGCGATTGCTGGCTGTCCTGCACATATTCACTCTGCAGAACCTGCAGAGGCGAGGAACCACTGGGAAGATCATTGCTGCTCTCTGGGCTGTCGCTCTGCTCTGTGCTGGTCCCGCGTTCACAGGCTCCCAGCTGGACCATGGCTGTGCGGAGAAGTTCGGCTTGCGGCACGAAGCAGCTTATATTTTGGGGAATCTGTTGGGCTTTGACATTCCCTTAATTGTAATGTGTCTCTGCTACGCCCTTGTAGTGAGAAGATTAAAGCAAATGGCCTTCAGAACCAAAAGGAGAGGCGCAGTGCTACTTATGAGGGTTCTGGTGGCCTTCATACTCTGCTGGCTTCCCTGGAACATCACTAATGCCTTGCTCATCTGTTCTTACCACACAACTGGCCACACCAGAGAGGCATTACTCAAAACCGTCTCAGACATGAAAGCTTTCACGACAATTTTAGCCTTTGTCAACAGCTGCATCAACCCCATTCTCTATGCATTCACTTTCCGGCATTTTCAAGTCGGATTCAAGATGTCCAATATTGCGAAGCTCTTTGAAGAAATGAACAGCAGTTTCAAGGAGAAATCGGACAAAGCAGCAGTTGACTTGACAGAGCAAAGTACtgcactaaataaatga